In the Orcinus orca chromosome 19, mOrcOrc1.1, whole genome shotgun sequence genome, AGTGAAGCGCAGACCTAGGGTGGCGGGAGCTCTCCAGCCGCCATCTTACTCCTTTCCTCTGCCGCCACCAGGTCTCTCCCCTCGCCTCCCTACTTCCTTCTCTCACTCCTACCCCAACTGCATATCCTTAGATCGGTGGACGTGGAAGTTGGGTAGGGCCAAGGCTCAAGTTCtgtaatcttcaaaataaaactggtgtgggtttttttggaaaaaaaaaagccctgtttCCTCTCCAGGGGCACCCTGACCTGTTCCTACCTGAGCCATTCAGAGCAGCTGGTCTTCCAGAGCTACGAATATGTGGACTGCCGGGGAAACGCATCCAAGCCCCACTTGCTGGTCCCTCGCCCGCCGTGACCTGTCTGCTGTCGTCGAGCTGCGGGCACCTGCCGGCCTGGTCTGTATCTCCCACCACTCCATGGCACCCAATAGGACGAGAGTGACTCTGCCAAAGGAAAAGCCCTGCTTTATCATACCCTCCCCCTGTTCACCCCCAGCAGAGGAAGCTTTCTGTGGACGTTAACTTCatacgcacacgcacacgcacacacaccctcacGCCCTCTCTGATTTCCACAGGAATGGAAGCTTGGTTCTTCTAGAAGCCAGCACCAGATATTCCCCTTGGTCTGTCTTGAGGAAAGTCTGACCTGACGTTTCCTCAGAGCTGCCTCAGCGGCATGGAGTGGCTCCCACACTGTCTGTGCTGAGCACCTTGGTTGCCCAGCTCGTCCAGGGAAGACCTTTGTCCTGCCTGAATGTGGAGAAAGCTTTCATTTTGTCTGGCTTTTAATACATGGATCCTTTCCAAGTTCTCCACCTGGTAATGAGAAGGTGACTTGGGGGACAGCCAGTGTTGTCCCCAGGGCCTCTTAGGGAACCGTAGATGCTCTCCTATGCCGCCCTGCTTTGGTCGTGTGACAGAGTGATGGTGATGGCCTGCTTCGAGAACGCCTGGTACCttgtctccccaccccacccatctgACAGCAAGATTGGCCAAGGCCCTTTGGCTCCGCAGCCTTCCTGGTTAGACTGTCTGGGTCCCCAGGAAGTCAGAGCTGTTCTGCAGCTAAAGCTTCTCTCCCGAAAACAGTTTTATCGTTCTCTTCAGAGCAGGAACCAaagtgggaggggaggagaggagaggggaggggaggggagggaaggaaaggaaagggaagggaggcaCCGGGCACCCCCCTGGGCCTGcacaggaaaaacagagacaaagccagagtcattttaaaaggtttttattgAAGGAGGCCACAAGCCTGAGCCCACGTGAGGGGACACAGGCAGGTCAAATGGTGGGCGCAGCCGCCCTCCCGCTGAAAACCTGCAGAGGTGAGGCCGGACTGCTGGGTCCCGCTGCACCCCTAGCCTAGTCCCAGGGCGCCCTCTGCTCCCAGAGGCCTCTGCTCTCCTTTGGGCGCTGACAGTATGGAGCTGCCTATCAGTCGGGACTGGTCCAGGCCGTCGCCTCTTTGCTGTCACTCAGATGAGAAGCCCCAGGCAAACCCCAGGTTCTTTAGGCGAGCAGGAATTGTGTTTGCTCACTAAAGGTGGTTACCGGTTTCCGTCACTCAGACAGGCAGAGAGGTGAGCTTGAGTAGCAGGGAAAGCTGAGTTTGCAGTAGGAAGGGCGGAGAAGGGCACGTGGGGCCAGAACCTGGTGAGGAGCCGGCCGGGGGgatgaggggaaggaaggagttcGTGCCGTCCGCACGCTTTCACGCCTGGGTAACTGGCGTCGAGGTGGTGCTGGTAAGAGCACGGAAGTCCACGGGGGCCAGGCTGGAGCTCACGCTGGGTGGAGTTCGCCAAATGTAATGGATTTATATTGGAGTCAATCAGCTGTGCTTAACCGTgtttaaggaaggaaaataaaaggctCCTGTGAGTGGGAAGGGAGCCGGTGGACGCTCCCCATCTCACAGCCTGTTTCTTAATATCCAAGTGGGCATCAAGGTCTCTTCCCCAGTCCCTGAGCCCCTCGGGAACACGCCCGGCCTCTCTGCCTTCTGGGAGACGGCTCCCAGGAGCTCGCTCGCTCCCCTTCCCTCGTTGTGTGTCTCTGAGCCCCTCCCAACTTTAATGCTCCTGTTCTGTGCGCCCCCGCTCCTTCGCTTCCCCCAACTGCTCCTCTCAGGAAACACTGCAGAGAGGCTCCTTCAGTCTCACCCAAAGGTGAGACGCTACAGTGAAAGGACCCAGGCATCCCCCTCACCAGTCAAGAGTGGcagagggagcagggctgggggaccCCAGGTGTCAGTTTCAGGAAGAGGTGAGGCGGCTGCCTGGGGCCTCCAGAGCCTCTGGGTTGTCTCTGCTACGTGGAAAGGCTGAGACCCAGGGAGGAAGAGGCCTGTGGatttggtgggggcggggggcgagTCCCCTCTTCCCAAGGTCAGGTGTCCTGTGCCTGAGGCTACAGTCCTCCTTTCCTCCGagttctctctctccatcccttccaACCACCCTCCGTTCAACAGCGGAGTGCCCACCGTGGACCAGGCGCGACACTGGACTTGGGGGAGGCCCCTGCGTGCCACTTCTTCCTGATGCTGCCCCAGGTCCCAGGTCTGCTCTGGTGTGATGCAACCCACGCTTCCCCAGGTGCATCTCGATAAGCATCGGCCAGGAGGAAGGGCTGGTGGCTCCAGCGAGAGTCGTAAACCCGAGCCCCCAGCAGGCTGTGATATCGCTGCTAAATAAGGGCCAGTAGTGGAGCTGTAGAGCTGGGGGGCCCAAGGCCAAGTTCTCCCGTTGGCTTTGCCTGGAGAAGCATGGAATCGCCCTCCACTGTCTTCTCGCACCCTCTCCATCCTCTTCGTGGGTCTTCCTGGCCCCTCCCCCTCACCTCTGTCTCACGGAGCCCAGCCAGTCTCTTGAGTCTTTGCGGGAAGAAATCACGCGTGATTCCCAGCTAGCCTCCCCTGCCAGAGTGGATCAGGAGGGCTCGGCTTTTGAAGTGGAGATGCTGCTGGGAGGTAGGACGACGGGGCTGCTCATCTGATGTTTGCTGATGGCCGGCCAGTGGGGTCTCGGGGGTCCGTCTCTGAATCACCACTGCTGGATGTAGTTCGTTGactgagaagagggagagacaggaggcAGAACAGGTTAGTTAGCAGCTCCCGGGCCTGCTGGTTTGAGAACATTGTCTTAaggcctctgaagcccgagtaaTCAAAGTGAGATGATGTAGCAGCCCAGTCCTCGTCTTAAAGGGCCGGGATCAGGTTCTCCCATCCTTTGTGCCTGAGtcagagacaaacaaaaaaaaaagcttctttccAAAGCGTATCCTGTTTCATGTAATTCTCAAGACTCTCAAAAAAGCGTCTTCCTGGGTTTGACAGTCTACAAGGAGCCAGGCCGTAAGCTAAGTGCTTTGGATGCTTTCCCTTTTAATTCAGTCCTCGTGACACCTCTGTGGAGGAGGTGGGGTATTATCAGTCTCATTTTACGGGTGgggcagctgaggctcagagatctgAGTCGTGCTACCGGAGAGTGGTGATCCTGACGGAGACCACGAGCCCTGACTTCACGTCTCACCGTCCTCCCGCTGCAGCTGGCTCCACCCCATCCGCGTTTCAAACGGCCCCCTTGATTTTGCTTCTCTGGCCCCCGTCCTATCTTTCCAACTAGATCGTCAGCTCCTTCGCTTATACTGAGTGCTGAGCAACAGGGCCTACAGAGACATCTTTATGGGGGCGTGGAGTGGAGGAACGGGCCATCCAGAAGTGACGGAATAACTTCAGTCCCCTCTCCCGATTCCCGCCGAGGAAGCCTTTCTAGACTCCACCTGCACTAACACGCGAGCGCGGGCAGACACGCAGCCAAACCGTAGCTGCCTCTCACACTCTGAGTCCGTCTCACCGTGAATCGTGGGTACTTGGTGTGTGTATCTGGGCTAGATTTCCCGAAACCTGATGATGAAACGAAGCACACGTCACTCAGCTGGCAGTTCCTGAGAATGGCACGTGCCACAGCCGGACTCTTTACCACGTTTCTGGGGGGCAGGCCAAGGCCCCTAGCTGGGGCAAGGCAAAGTCCCAGCCCCCGCTGAGCATTCTCCACTAGGAAGCCGACCGGGGCTTCCCTGTTCCAGACCCCCCAGGGCTCAGGATATCCGTTGCTAAGCCTACacctcctgccccaccctctgGCCGCCCCGAGCCGACCCCGACCCCGACCCCGTCTGTCACCCTCACCCTGGAGAAGGGACTGACCACTTCTGAGCCACGCTCTGCGGAAGTCAGCGGGTTTCTCTGCAGCTCTCGCTTGGTGCAAATCCACTCAGAGAGTGTgaccgcccccacccccaagtaAAGGTGAAGGGTGCCAGGGAGGGTCAAAGGGTGGGGTGACAGATGTGGCTTCTGGACTATAGCCCGGGGCTCTCTCCTCACCATCTCCCGCTCCCGGGCATGTCACTCACCTGCACCTTGAGGGTTCATCACCCGTCCTTGGAATCTGTCCTTGTGGGCGCCTGGCCTTTGGGAATCCTGGAGAATGTACCGGGAGGTGCGCTCAGTAAGAGGGTCCTGGGCATTTTGTGGCTTTGgctgaggcggcggcggcggcggcggcggcggcggcggccgctcGGGTACCTGCGGAGGCTGCGGCTGCGCGGGTGGCGACCGTGATGGCGCCGGCGGTGGCTGCGACTCCCGCGGCGACTCCCGAGATGGCTGGgttcttttttcagattgccgTTTCTCTTCTTGGAGTTTCTTCAGTTCCTGTCAAGAAGCCACCCGCAAGTGgcatcctcctccctccccacccagccacGCCCCCCTGCCGGAGACACTGAGGGGAGCAAGGCAAGGGAATCCAGAGGCGGAGGCGGCTGGAGGGTCTCTGTTCCCTGGAGTtggaggctgaggctggggccTGAGCTCTCTCCCCTCACCCACCCACGCCCAAGGACTGTTTCTATAGCAACAGTGCGCCCGCCCCCCCCGCACAGCCCCCTGCCCAGGAAACAGCCGCCTCGGGCCACCCACCTCCGCGCACTGAAAATCGTTTGCAGTGCCGGAGGGTAAAGAATAATCTCTTGCACATGCTCTGAAACAGCACTGCCCAGTGGAAGTATAACGAGGGCcatgtatcatttaaaatgcTCTGTTAGCCACGTAACAGAGTAAGAAGAAATAGGTGAAACTGGGTataatgatacattttattcaacccaatacagccaaaacgTAAAaccaatatgaaaatattaatgagatagtttatagtctttgtttttgtATTAAGTCTTCaaaacccagagggcattttatACTCAGCAGCACATCTGAATTTAGACACTgcattttgatttaaaatatttagagttCAGATAATTTACAGTCGAAAAAGTAGATTCACATATCCACGTTGTTCCAAACATACTTAAAAGTGTTTCGGTAGGTAAAACGAAAATTTGTCTTAAAgagtatatttaaataaattagatgTATGTAACGTTTAAAATGCAGGTCCTCGGTCTCACTAGCCACGTCTCAAGGGCTATAGCACACAGGCTGGTGGCCGCCCTACTGGACAGAGCAGCTTTAAAACCTCCCGAGCCTGACGCTTCAATCCCACGTTGAGGCCTCGGCCTAGTACAACAGCAAAGCTGAGTcaccccaatacacacacacacacacacacacacacacacacacacacacacacacacacacacactcacaaacacacacGGTCCATCCAAGACATCCAAGGACCTTGCTTTCCTCCAGCCCAAGCAAAACAACATTCACCAGGTAATGGACAGCTTCCTTGGGGTCCGTcgtctcccctccccatcccctccgtGTCCCCGGAAGGACCCTGGTGAACGGGGCCCCTCTCATGCACCTgctcttgctgctgctgctgctgggccaTCAGCCACCTCCTCCGGCCCAAAGCCATCTGCCGGCGACTGGCCTCCCAGTGGTACGCACTGCCCATGATGGTGGCGGTGACAGAAGgccccaggcaggggctgggggcaggcagagCCCAGGAGGCTGCCACTGCCCCCACCACTTCCGTCTCCTCCCACCTCAACCCCCTGGCCTGTGACCAGAACCACCTCACAATACGGCCGGCCGCTACCCGGGGCAACTGGGCAGCCCCTCCCCgccacccacccccgccaccccccaccccccacccccgcctgccCTGGGAAGGAGGGGGGTGTTCTTCCCACGTCTCCTAGAGAGCATCTGTAAAGTACCTTTCTCTCCAGGGCCCTGGGCAGGTAGAAGACACCTTTCCACCTAAGCCTTGAGTTTCAGTGGGCCCCGGGGGACGATCCCCCGAGTGGTCTGGCTTTCCTCTCCGGTTTCTttctcccacccttcccaggatTCCAGCCTCCTCATCTGGCCCTCTGCtgacccctcccttccctcctccctcagtcCTCCGTCTCCCCCGCTGTGCTGACTCAAgaacaaacagggacttccccggtggtccagtggttaggactccgcgcttccactgcagcgggcacaggttccatccctggttggggaactaagagcccgcatgccgcgtgGAGCGGCCACAGAAgaccaaaagaaggaaaagaagatacGAGACCCGGCCAGCTCTCACTGAGGTGTGAGCTCTGTGAAGGCAAAGTGGCTTATTAGAAAGCACCCTGGTTCCGGGGATTGGATGCGCCGGGCTCAAGCctaccctccctctcttcctctgacCCTGGACTCagctcacctctctgggcctcagtttccttgcccgGAAAACCAGAAGGGTAGCACTTGTTACCTTCCTCACGGGGTTCACACAGGACCACGTGGGTCAATGGATGAGAGGTAtgtgaaatgaaatataaaatcgCTCAGCTACAGGTTGGTATTATTTATTATCCTACCCGATTTTCATCCCGTTGGGGAGGAAAAATTCGTCCTCTAGCCTTCTAGGTTCTGTGGGCTGGTCTAATGACCAGATTGACATCGGACAGACTCATAGGAGAAAAACAGGTATAATTACGTATGTTCAGGGATCCCATAAGGATACGAGACCCAAGGGCAGCTGAGGCTTATATGCCCTCCTGAGCTGAGGAATGCGATAAGGGCCTGGGGCCTCGAAGCAGAGAAGGGTGAGTCACCGGGACAAAAAGAAGGGCAGACCAGACGTTTGGTAATGGGATGTTTGCCCTGCTGTGCAGGTGGGTTTCTCAGATAAAAGTTGTCTCTGATAATAACTCTCTCTGAGCCAGGCCCCCTATCTAAATTCCTTTAGGCAGTTGAGGGGGAGGTAGAAAGCTCTTCCTGTGTCCTTGGGGCCTCCACGGCCTTCAACCCAAATAGCCCCAGGCCAAAGTGGCACACTCTGGGGAGAGTCATTTTGAACTCCTTGGGTCTCCAGGAGGCGGAGTGGCCAGGGGAGGGTGTCATTTCGTGAAGCccaggggaaggcttctgggggCAGGGACTGGGGGGGCTTCGACCCGGCCTCAGCCTCAAGCACTGTTGATGGTGGAGGGAGGGTGCAGGGTGCAGCCCTTGAACCTGAAAACGGGTTCAAACAGAGAGTTTGAACCTCAAACAGAGAGTCTGTCTGTCAGTTCAGGCGGCCAGTCTAGTGGAGTCATCTAGCGCTCTGGAGTCAAAcagactcgggttcgatcccgcCTGTGTCACCGACTACCTGGGGGAACTTGGGCAGGTCACTCAGCGTCTCTGAGCCTTTCCTCTGAAGGTTGTTGGAAGACACTATAGGATGCTTGGGAAGTGCCCGCCGTCACAGTGGGCATCTGGCTATGGCCAGCTGCTGGGGGCGCCCCAGCTCTGCTGAGGGGCCAGTGGGACCTGAGCCTTGCCGGAaaactttctttttcaaagagGTGCTATACTCCCTTCTCCTCGTCCTAGCACCCAGGGATGTCATTTGCAACGACACATACACAAGGGTTTCCAGatacaaaaaatgaaatggaggCTTGTCACCGGACATTTATTTTCACAGCACATTTATCTTCCTATAAACGAATTCTGCGAATATTTAGGTGGAAAGTACCTattttaagagaaagagaaagagaaaggcactTGACTGTCTCCGTcattaaatgggcaaaagaggaAGCGGGTTCCTGTTGGTATCTCTTCCTCCCTCGATTTCCCTCTTCCTGTCCTCCTACCTTAGGAGGACCAGGGCTCAGATGTGGAGACGCTCAGGGTAGGGGAGGTGGGCTGGGCTGAATCTGGGGAACTGTTTCCAACCCTCTGAGCCAGTCCTCCCGCGAGAGGAGGGATTTTCAGGGCAAATCTGCCAAGGCTGCGCCCTCCCGATTCTCATCTCCCTTTCCGAGCCCCTCTCGTGCCTTCCCCCTGTGCAAGCTGCCTCTCCCAACCCCACCTCTGACCTCAGAACTCCTTCCAGCTCTCGATTCTACTCCGTAGCCCACTCCGCCCCCTGTCGATTTGGATTTTAACTCATATCAGCCCTCGGGGAACTTCCCGTGCTGTTAACTGATTGTAGCCACTCGCACATTGCATTTTTAATAGAGCTGGTTATTATAGAGACCCAGAATCCTTTGCTGCGGAGAGAACAGGGTACAGTTAGAAGCGTGGGCCAGGTAAATCTTATGAAATACCGGCTGCGTTATTTAACAGGCGTGCGAATGCGATCTAGCGGCTCTCCCAGCTCTGATCAGCCTCCTCCCCTGCAGGGTAGGGGTCATGATACCTCCATCCTGGAGGTGTTGTGATGCTGGGAGGAAATAATCCACGTCACACATCGGGTTCAAGAAACAGAGGCTTTTATTGTTATAGTAGTTCACGAATTTAAGATGCCATCTTTTGTGAGAGGTACCGTTCTTTTACCTAGCCCTGAAGAAAGACAGGacgaaagaaacaaagaaagacgTGCTGCGATGTTAAACGGCGAGAGTGCTTTCTCCTGGCGTCGAATGTAAGACGCATGCTGGCTCCTGAGACGTAAAGCTGTGAAA is a window encoding:
- the LOC117198855 gene encoding coiled-coil domain-containing protein 200 isoform X1 yields the protein MGSAYHWEASRRQMALGRRRWLMAQQQQQQEQELKKLQEEKRQSEKRTQPSRESPRESQPPPAPSRSPPAQPQPPQDSQRPGAHKDRFQGRVMNPQGAVNELHPAVVIQRRTPETPLAGHQQTSDEQPRRPTSQQHLHFKSRALLIHSGRGG
- the LOC117198855 gene encoding coiled-coil domain-containing protein 200 isoform X3, which encodes MGSAYHWEASRRQMALGRRRWLMAQQQQQQEQELKKLQEEKRQSEKRTQPSRESPRESQPPPAPSRSPPAQPQPPQDSQRPGAHKDRFQGRVMNPQGAGFGKSSPDTHTKYPRFTSTNYIQQW
- the LOC117198855 gene encoding coiled-coil domain-containing protein 200 isoform X5, which encodes MGSAYHWEASRRQMALGRRRWLMAQQQQQQEQELKKLQEEKRQSEKRTQPSRESPRESQPPPAPSRSPPAQPQPPQDSQRPGAHKDRFQGRVMNPQGAGTKDGRT
- the LOC117198855 gene encoding coiled-coil domain-containing protein 200 isoform X2 → MGSAYHWEASRRQMALGRRRWLMAQQQQQQEQELKKLQEEKRQSEKRTQPSRESPRESQPPPAPSRSPPAQPQPPQDSQRPGAHKDRFQGRVMNPQGAGFGKSSPDTHTKYPRFTAQRMGEPDPGPLRRGLGCYIISL
- the LOC117198855 gene encoding coiled-coil domain-containing protein 200 isoform X4; the protein is MGSAYHWEASRRQMALGRRRWLMAQQQQQQEQELKKLQEEKRQSEKRTQPSRESPRESQPPPAPSRSPPAQPQPPQDSQRPGAHKDRFQGRVMNPQGAGFGKSSPDTHTKYPRFTRCHED